Proteins from a genomic interval of Paenibacillus sp. FSL R5-0623:
- a CDS encoding YjhG/YagF family D-xylonate dehydratase, whose amino-acid sequence MYEQITSIMGETASNCFDIIAHAPGAAGRLPLTDDLLRNAPSGDLFGMSQNVGMGWKPGDLNGKQFLILSTQGGIRNEDGSPAALGYHTGHWEVGLLMKAAAEELSSRGGIPFAGYVSDPCDGRSQGTTGMFDSLPYRNDAAMVFRRLIRSLPTRKGVLGVATCDKGLPAMMLALAGMPQLPGVIVPGGVTLPPTDGEDAGKIQTIGARYVNGELSLEMASDLGCRACATPGGGCQFLGTAATAQVVAEALGMTVPHAALAPSGQPIWFEMARQSSRALIHMESQGMRMADIVTDASIRNAMTVHAAFGGSTNLLLHIPAIAHAAGLTVPTVQDWIQVNKNVPRLVSALPNGPIFYPTIRVFQAGGVPEVMLHLRQLGLLDESVPTVTGTSLGQVLDWWESSERRHLMRKQLKEQDGIDPDSVIMSVEHAQRLGISSTVTFPTGNIAPEGSVIKSTSIDPAVLDEHGVYRHRGRAKVFTTEREAIHAIKTGGILAGDVVVLLGRGPSGTGMEETYQLTSALKHLPFGKYVSLITDARFSGVSTGACIGHVGPEALAGGPIGKLRNGDLIDIAVDRNTLEGSINFVGEGELAFSPEEGALILAQRSFHPDMRPDEALPDDTKLWAALQSVSGGTWRGNVYDVERIVTALEAGKKALGWY is encoded by the coding sequence ATGTACGAACAGATTACGTCGATTATGGGAGAGACCGCATCCAACTGCTTCGATATCATAGCCCATGCTCCAGGGGCTGCAGGACGTCTGCCTCTAACGGATGATTTGCTGCGGAATGCTCCAAGCGGCGACTTGTTTGGCATGTCCCAGAATGTTGGAATGGGCTGGAAGCCCGGGGATTTGAACGGAAAACAATTTTTGATCTTAAGTACACAAGGTGGCATACGCAATGAGGACGGCAGCCCGGCAGCACTCGGTTACCATACCGGCCATTGGGAGGTCGGCCTGCTGATGAAAGCTGCCGCAGAAGAACTGTCAAGCCGTGGAGGAATCCCGTTTGCCGGATATGTCAGCGATCCGTGTGACGGCAGATCACAGGGGACGACCGGCATGTTTGACTCGCTTCCGTACCGGAACGATGCCGCTATGGTATTTCGCAGACTGATTCGCTCGCTGCCAACTCGTAAAGGCGTGCTTGGTGTCGCCACTTGTGACAAAGGTCTTCCAGCGATGATGCTCGCACTTGCCGGCATGCCGCAATTGCCTGGTGTAATCGTTCCCGGTGGCGTCACACTTCCGCCTACCGATGGAGAGGATGCCGGTAAAATTCAGACCATCGGTGCACGGTACGTCAACGGGGAACTTTCTCTGGAAATGGCGTCCGATTTAGGATGTCGAGCTTGTGCTACACCGGGAGGAGGCTGTCAGTTTCTAGGTACCGCGGCTACGGCCCAGGTTGTAGCAGAGGCACTGGGTATGACAGTGCCACATGCCGCGCTTGCACCTTCCGGGCAGCCCATCTGGTTTGAAATGGCACGCCAATCGTCACGTGCACTCATCCATATGGAGTCACAGGGGATGAGGATGGCAGACATTGTCACCGATGCATCCATTCGCAATGCGATGACCGTTCATGCCGCGTTTGGCGGATCGACCAATCTGCTTCTTCACATACCAGCGATTGCCCATGCCGCCGGTTTAACCGTACCCACGGTACAGGACTGGATACAGGTTAACAAAAATGTTCCAAGGCTGGTTAGTGCCCTGCCAAACGGACCGATCTTTTATCCGACCATACGTGTCTTTCAGGCCGGAGGTGTACCGGAGGTCATGCTCCACCTCAGACAGCTTGGTCTGTTGGATGAGTCTGTACCAACGGTTACAGGTACTTCATTGGGTCAGGTACTGGACTGGTGGGAATCGTCGGAACGCCGTCATCTCATGCGGAAGCAGTTAAAAGAGCAGGACGGCATTGATCCGGACAGTGTCATCATGAGTGTAGAACACGCTCAGCGGCTTGGAATCTCTTCGACTGTAACATTTCCCACCGGAAATATCGCTCCAGAAGGTTCTGTCATCAAATCCACCTCTATTGATCCCGCTGTGCTGGATGAGCATGGCGTATACCGTCATCGTGGCAGAGCAAAGGTGTTTACCACCGAACGTGAGGCAATCCATGCGATTAAGACCGGAGGTATTCTGGCTGGCGACGTTGTTGTGCTTCTCGGGAGAGGTCCGTCAGGAACCGGGATGGAGGAGACGTACCAGCTTACATCTGCGCTTAAACATTTGCCTTTTGGCAAATACGTGTCACTGATTACGGATGCCAGGTTCTCCGGTGTTTCCACCGGAGCGTGTATTGGTCATGTTGGGCCCGAAGCGCTGGCAGGCGGACCGATTGGCAAACTGCGGAACGGAGACCTGATTGACATTGCGGTTGATCGTAACACGCTGGAGGGCAGCATTAACTTTGTCGGAGAAGGAGAGCTGGCGTTTTCGCCGGAAGAAGGTGCTCTCATATTGGCACAAAGGTCCTTCCATCCGGATATGAGGCCTGATGAAGCTTTGCCGGATGATACAAAGCTCTGGGCTGCATTGCAATCGGTCAGCGGTGGGACTTGGAGAGGGAATGTATATGATGTCGAGCGGATCGTGACCGCCCTGGAAGCCGGCAAAAAAGCGTTGGGCTGGTACTGA
- a CDS encoding helix-turn-helix domain-containing protein: protein MDFTEDYWQKSGEIGIVPSTSIVVGLLEFEEWTGYQEADKALAYQKTRREQGTIRYTDIGINRLFIRQPAEDLNAFMAEVFTSACKGQTGGLEETLMTYMACGGYAVQAAAALHIHINALYQRSIKSKRFWACP, encoded by the coding sequence GTGGATTTTACAGAGGATTATTGGCAGAAGTCTGGGGAGATCGGAATCGTTCCTTCAACCTCCATCGTGGTGGGACTGCTGGAGTTTGAGGAGTGGACGGGATACCAGGAAGCGGACAAGGCGCTTGCATACCAGAAGACAAGAAGAGAACAGGGGACGATCCGATATACGGATATCGGTATTAACCGGTTGTTTATCCGGCAACCGGCTGAGGATTTGAATGCGTTTATGGCAGAAGTATTCACTTCGGCCTGCAAAGGGCAGACCGGTGGGTTAGAAGAAACACTGATGACGTATATGGCGTGTGGAGGTTATGCAGTCCAAGCTGCGGCAGCACTTCATATTCATATCAATGCTTTGTATCAGCGTAGCATAAAATCGAAGAGATTCTGGGCATGTCCCTGA
- a CDS encoding AraC family transcriptional regulator, which translates to MVHTVSYAFRNDDTSIMTLDSIGWQIVSSEEYRCPSDDRPDPGHVVFQYTLNGQGYLDIENQTIPLPKGHALLVKISGEHCYYYKQENNEPWEFIWINIRGDEANRIWDMMHDNEGHVIRRNADSPLIQELWQIIHLIHQEKVTDKYRLSMQVYRWLLILVQTSRDAEKDIGALSITTIEKCKKFIRENYASPLTLDLLASHCDINKHYLCRLFQKSEKTSPLAYLKDRRIEVAVRLLRTTELPISQIGQQCGFESPSYFGKVFRQYMSMSPKEYRLNKLEFPYEAIYYE; encoded by the coding sequence ATGGTTCATACGGTCTCTTATGCTTTTCGTAATGACGATACATCAATCATGACACTGGACTCTATTGGATGGCAGATCGTTTCTAGCGAGGAATATCGTTGTCCAAGTGATGATAGACCGGACCCGGGACACGTCGTTTTTCAATACACGCTTAATGGTCAGGGTTATCTGGATATTGAAAATCAAACGATTCCTTTACCAAAGGGACATGCCCTACTTGTTAAAATCTCTGGAGAACATTGCTATTACTATAAACAAGAGAACAACGAACCATGGGAATTTATATGGATCAACATTCGCGGGGATGAAGCTAACCGAATCTGGGATATGATGCATGATAATGAGGGACATGTCATTCGACGAAACGCGGACTCTCCCTTGATTCAAGAGTTATGGCAAATTATCCATTTGATTCATCAAGAGAAAGTTACGGACAAGTATCGCTTGTCCATGCAAGTCTATCGGTGGTTGCTTATCCTGGTACAGACGAGTCGGGATGCGGAGAAGGATATCGGTGCCCTATCCATAACAACGATTGAGAAATGCAAAAAGTTCATCCGAGAGAATTATGCATCTCCATTAACGTTGGATCTTCTAGCCAGCCATTGCGATATCAATAAACACTACTTGTGCAGATTGTTTCAGAAATCGGAGAAAACATCACCGCTAGCCTATCTGAAAGACAGACGCATTGAGGTTGCAGTTCGACTACTCCGTACAACGGAACTTCCGATTTCCCAAATTGGTCAACAATGCGGTTTTGAGAGTCCCAGCTATTTCGGCAAAGTTTTCCGGCAATATATGTCCATGTCGCCCAAAGAATACCGCTTGAATAAGTTAGAGTTTCCTTATGAGGCCATCTATTATGAGTAG
- the gucD gene encoding alpha-ketoglutaric semialdehyde dehydrogenase GucD, translating to MTTFQVEQTYSNYINGEWVKATSGETEPSINPANRKEVVGYVPTSGVEDLNRAVAAAKQAAKEWRRLSGAERGNYLFQAANVLERRADEVAEAMTREMGKTLPEAKGETLRGVAILRYYAGEGMRKTGDVIPSTDSEALMFTTRVPLGVVGVIAPWNFPVAIPIWKTAPALIYGNTVVLKPAQETAVTAAKVMECFEEAGIPAGVLNLVCGRGSVIGSALAEHPDVGGITFTGSNEVGKRVGGAALARGAKYQLEMGGKNPIIIAADADLDLAVEATISGGLKSTGQKCTATSKVIIERKVYDAFKEKLLSQIQEIRLGDGMSSGSWMGPCASEGQLNTVLSYIQKGQDEGAVLLAGGKRGDGPGLEEGFYVQPTVFEGVESHMSIAREEIFGPVLALIAVDSLEEAIEAANDSDYGLSASIYTQNVGAMLSFIRNMDAGLVRINAETAGVELQAPFGGMKMSSSHSREQGQAAIEFFTAIKTVFVKS from the coding sequence ATGACCACATTTCAGGTAGAGCAGACATACAGCAATTACATTAACGGAGAATGGGTAAAGGCGACATCCGGGGAAACCGAACCGAGCATCAATCCGGCGAATCGGAAGGAGGTAGTTGGTTACGTACCCACCTCCGGCGTAGAGGATCTGAATCGGGCTGTCGCAGCGGCGAAGCAAGCAGCAAAAGAATGGCGGAGGTTATCGGGTGCGGAACGCGGCAACTATCTATTTCAAGCAGCCAATGTGCTGGAACGCCGGGCCGATGAAGTTGCAGAGGCAATGACCAGGGAAATGGGCAAAACACTCCCAGAAGCCAAAGGAGAGACACTGCGCGGTGTCGCGATCTTAAGGTATTACGCCGGAGAAGGCATGCGAAAAACCGGTGATGTCATTCCATCAACGGATAGCGAAGCGCTGATGTTTACGACCCGCGTACCCCTTGGCGTTGTAGGAGTTATTGCTCCTTGGAATTTCCCGGTTGCCATTCCGATCTGGAAAACGGCTCCGGCCTTGATCTACGGCAATACGGTTGTGTTGAAGCCAGCTCAGGAAACTGCAGTCACCGCAGCTAAAGTAATGGAGTGTTTCGAAGAGGCGGGCATTCCGGCAGGCGTGCTTAATCTGGTATGCGGCAGAGGATCAGTGATTGGATCTGCACTTGCTGAGCATCCGGATGTGGGCGGAATAACGTTCACAGGCTCCAATGAAGTGGGCAAACGGGTCGGCGGCGCAGCACTGGCACGTGGGGCCAAGTATCAACTTGAAATGGGTGGGAAAAACCCGATTATTATCGCGGCTGACGCTGACCTGGATTTGGCTGTGGAAGCCACGATCAGCGGTGGGTTGAAATCGACTGGGCAAAAATGTACGGCCACCAGCAAGGTCATTATTGAACGAAAAGTATACGATGCCTTCAAAGAAAAGCTGCTATCGCAAATCCAGGAAATCCGGCTGGGTGACGGCATGTCTTCTGGAAGCTGGATGGGTCCATGTGCAAGCGAAGGACAGCTCAATACCGTGCTGAGTTATATTCAAAAAGGCCAGGATGAAGGTGCTGTTCTGCTCGCTGGCGGAAAAAGAGGGGACGGTCCGGGACTGGAAGAGGGATTCTATGTGCAGCCTACCGTATTTGAAGGGGTCGAATCCCATATGTCCATCGCCCGGGAAGAAATCTTTGGCCCGGTCCTGGCCTTGATTGCGGTAGATTCCCTGGAGGAAGCGATCGAAGCGGCTAATGATAGCGATTATGGCTTGAGTGCTTCCATCTATACACAGAACGTCGGAGCCATGTTGTCTTTCATCCGGAACATGGATGCAGGACTCGTCAGAATTAATGCAGAAACGGCCGGCGTAGAGCTGCAGGCTCCGTTCGGCGGAATGAAGATGTCAAGTTCACATTCCAGAGAACAGGGGCAAGCGGCTATCGAGTTTTTCACGGCCATCAAAACGGTCTTTGTAAAGTCATAA
- a CDS encoding immunity 53 family protein, translating to MDSLKWIQSWYYENCDGDWEHSYGVRIDTVDNPGWSVEIDLTDTYLEDVPFDSIEKERNEQDWFYCIVRDGVFQSAGGAKNLEEMLNCFKNWASSLDRN from the coding sequence ATGGATAGCCTAAAATGGATTCAAAGCTGGTATTATGAAAATTGTGACGGCGATTGGGAGCATTCATACGGTGTGCGAATTGATACGGTGGATAATCCTGGTTGGTCTGTCGAAATCGATTTGACGGATACATATTTAGAAGATGTGCCATTTGATTCGATTGAAAAAGAGAGAAATGAACAAGATTGGTTCTACTGTATCGTGAGAGATGGAGTGTTTCAGAGTGCAGGGGGAGCAAAAAATTTAGAAGAGATGCTTAATTGCTTCAAAAATTGGGCTTCGAGTTTGGATAGAAATTAA
- a CDS encoding SDR family NAD(P)-dependent oxidoreductase, which produces MGKLQDKVAVITGGASGIGAATARLFVSEGAKVVLVDLNEEKGKAFEQELKALKAEALFIKANITSEEEVSEIFKQTVETFGQVDIVFNNAGIGRVHPTHELDYAEWRNTVNVDLDGVFLVARESIREMLKIDGGTIVNTASMYGWVGSPGSAAYNAAKGGVVNLTRSLALEYAEQNIRVNSLCPGFIDTPIIPEESKQALSAATPMKRLGQAEEMAKAVLFLASDDSSYMTGNSLIIDGGYTAQ; this is translated from the coding sequence ATGGGCAAACTTCAAGATAAAGTTGCAGTCATCACAGGAGGAGCATCCGGGATTGGTGCAGCGACAGCTCGCTTATTCGTTTCCGAAGGAGCTAAAGTGGTCTTAGTGGATCTGAATGAAGAAAAAGGCAAGGCGTTTGAGCAGGAACTGAAAGCGCTTAAAGCAGAGGCTCTCTTTATTAAAGCAAACATAACAAGTGAAGAAGAGGTTTCTGAGATTTTCAAACAAACCGTAGAAACATTTGGTCAAGTGGATATCGTGTTCAACAATGCGGGAATCGGGCGTGTTCATCCGACACATGAGCTTGATTATGCCGAATGGCGCAATACGGTCAATGTTGATCTGGACGGCGTATTCTTGGTTGCACGTGAATCGATTCGCGAAATGCTCAAAATTGATGGAGGTACAATCGTCAACACGGCTTCCATGTACGGATGGGTTGGTTCACCTGGTTCGGCAGCCTACAATGCAGCTAAAGGTGGCGTTGTGAACCTGACGCGTTCGCTCGCGCTGGAGTATGCTGAGCAGAATATTCGGGTGAACTCCCTTTGCCCTGGCTTCATCGATACACCGATTATCCCGGAAGAGAGCAAACAAGCACTTTCTGCGGCAACACCAATGAAACGTCTGGGTCAAGCAGAAGAGATGGCGAAAGCCGTTCTGTTCCTAGCTAGTGACGATTCTTCATATATGACAGGAAATAGTCTGATCATAGACGGAGGATACACCGCTCAATAA
- a CDS encoding glycoside hydrolase family 43 protein, whose amino-acid sequence MNKIQKMITNPILPGFHPDPSICRAAEDYYIATSTFEWFPGVRIHHSRDLVHWRPIASPLTRVTQLNMEGNINSGGVWAPCLSYDNGVFYLIYTDVKSRVGAFKDTHNYLVTATDIEGPWSDPVYLNSSGFDPSLFHDEDGRKWLVNMIWDHRKGNNRFSGIVLQEYSVQEQKLVGPAVNIFKGTALGLTEAPHLYKHKGYYYLITAEGGTGYEHVVTVARSRTLQGPYEVDPANPILTSYGRPDLALQKAGHGSLVETHTGEWYMAHLVGRPVHHKYCILGRETALQPCTWSEDGWLRLASGDRYPEVQVSAPKIPSHPFEPIAEMDHFDQFELRQDWNTLRIPPDSTWLSLTERPGYLRLHGMESMSSTHRQSMIARRLQALECEAETCLEFAPDHPQQMAGLILYYDTQDYLYLRVTYHEERGLCLGIIQSKYGVYDELLEDIPLESVSTLRLKAVVDQDRARFCYALNSDSSWNTAGGWIDITHLSDESPEYIRFTGTYIGLCVQDLGGTRKHADFDYFMYKETKHAAGVLENM is encoded by the coding sequence ATGAATAAGATCCAGAAAATGATCACCAATCCCATCCTTCCCGGTTTCCATCCCGATCCGTCCATATGCCGAGCAGCGGAGGATTATTATATCGCTACTTCCACCTTTGAATGGTTCCCTGGTGTACGGATTCACCATTCCCGGGATCTGGTTCATTGGCGGCCAATTGCTTCTCCGCTGACTCGTGTAACGCAGTTGAATATGGAGGGCAACATTAATTCCGGAGGCGTATGGGCACCCTGTCTTAGTTACGACAACGGTGTGTTTTACCTGATTTACACCGATGTCAAAAGCCGGGTAGGCGCTTTTAAAGATACCCACAATTACCTTGTGACAGCAACGGATATCGAGGGCCCTTGGTCCGATCCGGTGTATCTGAACAGCAGCGGTTTTGATCCTTCCCTGTTTCATGATGAAGACGGACGCAAATGGCTGGTCAATATGATCTGGGATCACCGTAAGGGCAACAACCGGTTTTCAGGCATCGTTCTTCAGGAATATTCGGTTCAGGAGCAAAAGCTGGTTGGCCCTGCGGTGAACATATTTAAGGGAACAGCATTAGGACTGACCGAAGCACCACATCTGTACAAACACAAGGGCTATTATTATCTCATTACGGCTGAAGGTGGAACCGGTTATGAGCATGTTGTTACCGTAGCACGTTCACGTACGTTACAAGGCCCTTACGAGGTTGATCCTGCCAATCCGATCCTCACTTCATACGGCAGACCGGATTTAGCTCTGCAAAAGGCAGGCCACGGCAGTCTAGTCGAAACGCATACCGGCGAATGGTACATGGCTCATCTGGTTGGACGACCCGTTCATCACAAATATTGCATTCTTGGACGTGAGACCGCACTTCAGCCGTGTACGTGGAGCGAGGACGGCTGGCTGAGACTTGCGAGCGGTGACCGATATCCGGAGGTTCAGGTGTCTGCACCGAAGATCCCGTCACATCCATTTGAACCGATTGCTGAAATGGATCACTTTGATCAATTTGAGCTTCGGCAGGATTGGAATACACTTCGCATTCCACCCGATTCGACTTGGCTCAGCTTGACGGAACGCCCTGGTTACTTGCGCTTGCACGGCATGGAGTCGATGAGTTCAACGCACAGGCAAAGCATGATCGCACGGAGACTTCAGGCCTTGGAGTGTGAAGCCGAAACGTGTCTGGAATTTGCGCCGGACCATCCCCAGCAAATGGCCGGATTGATTTTGTACTACGATACCCAGGACTATCTCTACTTACGTGTAACTTATCATGAAGAGAGAGGGCTCTGCCTGGGGATTATTCAGTCCAAATACGGGGTATACGACGAACTGCTTGAGGATATTCCGCTAGAGTCGGTGAGCACGCTCCGTTTAAAGGCTGTGGTAGATCAAGATCGCGCCCGCTTTTGTTATGCGTTAAATAGTGATTCATCCTGGAATACAGCAGGCGGGTGGATTGATATCACACATCTGTCCGATGAATCTCCGGAGTATATCCGGTTTACGGGAACCTATATCGGTCTTTGTGTGCAGGATCTTGGCGGAACCCGAAAACATGCCGATTTTGATTACTTTATGTATAAAGAAACAAAGCATGCAGCTGGTGTATTGGAAAACATGTGA
- a CDS encoding fumarylacetoacetate hydrolase family protein, whose product MRIIRFLDGQQKWLAAVTDDEQAYRLPQADFMTLIYQARKQGISPVQLVESALKPLNKLTDDWTSLHLITPLEAPEVWAAGVTYQRSREARNYEATEGKLDAKTFYDKVYDAERPEIFFKSTAARTVGPKEAVTLRSDSNWQIPEPELGLVLAADGSIVGYIVGNDMSCRDIEGENPLYLPQAKMWRNSCSIGPSIRLAETVQNPYAFSIVCEIYRENEIVVKSEASTSELNRKLDELVSFLARDNDLFDGTVLLTGTSIVPPNDFTLAPGDRIEISISDIGTLINPVISN is encoded by the coding sequence ATGAGAATTATTCGATTTCTGGACGGACAACAGAAGTGGCTGGCAGCCGTTACGGATGATGAACAAGCGTATCGTTTGCCACAAGCAGATTTTATGACTTTGATCTATCAAGCAAGAAAGCAGGGAATTTCTCCAGTTCAACTTGTTGAAAGCGCTCTTAAACCATTGAACAAGTTAACTGACGATTGGACTTCCTTGCATCTGATCACTCCATTGGAAGCTCCGGAAGTATGGGCGGCGGGTGTAACTTATCAACGCAGCCGCGAAGCGCGAAATTATGAAGCAACCGAAGGCAAGCTGGATGCAAAAACCTTTTACGATAAAGTTTATGATGCCGAAAGACCGGAGATCTTTTTTAAATCTACAGCAGCCCGCACCGTCGGGCCCAAGGAGGCTGTCACACTTCGCAGCGATTCCAATTGGCAGATCCCGGAGCCTGAGCTGGGGTTGGTGCTTGCCGCGGATGGCAGCATTGTGGGATACATCGTTGGCAATGACATGAGCTGCCGCGATATTGAAGGGGAAAACCCGCTGTATCTGCCGCAAGCAAAAATGTGGCGCAATTCCTGCTCGATAGGTCCATCCATTCGTCTAGCGGAAACGGTGCAGAATCCATATGCGTTCAGCATCGTCTGCGAAATATATCGCGAAAATGAAATCGTTGTAAAAAGCGAGGCAAGCACAAGTGAGTTAAACCGAAAACTCGATGAACTGGTTTCTTTTCTGGCCAGAGATAACGATCTGTTTGACGGTACGGTGTTATTGACAGGCACTAGCATCGTGCCACCTAATGATTTTACACTTGCACCCGGGGACCGCATTGAAATATCCATTAGCGATATCGGGACACTTATTAATCCAGTCATTTCAAACTAA
- a CDS encoding DUF3221 domain-containing protein, producing MKKIILFIFISMTILAGCSNKDEKENYPVFEGTVVFKTDENDKYKFLVLQNISKEDLENGNLEDFIELAQDQEASYYLVDRETYETIETGQRVRITAGFDQLEPSPPIRTVVSIKKIG from the coding sequence ATGAAAAAAATAATATTGTTTATCTTCATTAGTATGACTATACTTGCGGGCTGTTCTAACAAGGATGAGAAAGAGAATTATCCAGTTTTCGAGGGCACTGTAGTATTTAAAACAGATGAAAATGACAAGTACAAATTTCTTGTACTACAAAATATAAGTAAGGAAGATCTGGAGAATGGAAATCTTGAGGATTTTATAGAACTAGCACAAGACCAGGAAGCTTCGTATTATTTGGTCGATAGAGAAACATATGAAACAATTGAAACAGGCCAAAGAGTAAGAATCACTGCTGGCTTTGACCAACTAGAACCCTCGCCACCCATTAGAACGGTTGTGAGTATTAAAAAAATAGGCTGA
- a CDS encoding TetR/AcrR family transcriptional regulator → MNNELTVTSQHRNRTKEHLKTALIQLIKKKGFHGVSVKDIVDQAGYNRSTFYLHYQDKYILAEELLTMTLEGLRGAVGKPYWHGQKVSTNKLDAESFQIVDYIYEHRDFFELIQYDDTLPGLHTGFPQTILKIYQEQFVFETINNSPVNMDYFKYYTAYGFFGLLNNWILSGYHESREAFIKNVIELTKTHIHSFHYVGDKFEA, encoded by the coding sequence ATGAATAATGAACTTACTGTGACATCTCAACATCGTAATCGAACCAAGGAGCACCTAAAAACCGCTCTGATTCAGCTCATTAAGAAAAAAGGATTCCATGGTGTTTCTGTCAAAGACATCGTTGATCAGGCGGGTTATAATCGCAGCACGTTTTATTTACACTACCAGGATAAATATATTCTCGCCGAAGAGTTGTTGACTATGACACTCGAAGGATTGAGGGGCGCAGTAGGCAAACCCTATTGGCACGGTCAAAAGGTTTCAACCAACAAGCTGGATGCCGAATCTTTTCAAATCGTGGATTATATCTACGAGCACCGTGACTTCTTCGAACTGATTCAATACGATGATACGTTACCCGGTCTACATACAGGCTTTCCACAAACCATACTCAAAATCTATCAGGAGCAATTTGTCTTTGAGACGATCAACAACTCCCCAGTTAATATGGATTATTTCAAATACTATACCGCCTACGGTTTTTTTGGACTGTTGAACAATTGGATATTAAGTGGATATCATGAATCACGCGAGGCATTTATCAAAAACGTAATTGAACTCACCAAAACGCATATTCACTCTTTTCATTATGTCGGTGACAAGTTTGAGGCGTGA